TCCGTTTTTTTTAGCAATGCTTCTTATGAAGTAAGTTTGATATGATTCATCAATGTGAGATAGCTTTGTCCTCCTCATAATAATAGATGTTGGGCTAATGCTGTAACAAAGTTATTTTACAAATAATGTATGTTACATTTTGTAATTACAGCCAAACGTGTAATAATTATACTTTGAACATATCTCTTCTTGCTTACCAGATTTTAAGAAAAGTAAATAACGGGACAAAATCTGTCTTTCCAGGTATTATTTAGTGTGTACTGGAAGGGCATACAGTTTATTTAAGAAGAGAAAGATGTATGTCTACATTTAATGGTCATATTTCAACTTGTATACAGAGTTCSATTTTAACAGCCATTCCAAGGCATCCATCTCATAGACCTTGTTTCCTCCATGATGTGTAGCCATGTACTGGGAAGTCTTAGTGGGYAacgtctcttcctccctctgtgaACAGTGACATGTCTCCATTCACCTGCACCTCAATACTCATGTCCCACCCTAGGTCTGTCTGTATGCAGCACAGCACCACCAGTAGGATCCTTTCTCAGATCCTTTCTGGACCACTTCCTTTGGATTACTTTACCTTTTTATGTTTAAACTGACGTGGATATTTTAAGTCTTGTGTCTTCTGTTTCCGagtatgttttatttaaccttaattgctAGATCTTTGAGGAATGGGTTGTACTGTATCTTCAAGGGGAATGTTGAAAGACACTGGTGAAGCATCCAGCTGTAAAGCTTGACCTTGTTTAGTCTCAATGTAGTATTTGTTCTTATCTTAAGACGGTTAAAGTGATAATCGGGATCTGTTTAAGATTGAACCCCATCATTGTTTTACAGTTTTACAGCTTAATGGTTTTAAAAGTGTCAGTAACCTTCCTAGTTTATTTCttccattttccatttttttacatttctgtttTGTTAATTCAGTGACTTGGCATTTGAAATTCAAAAAGAACAATAAACATTTTACACTCTTTCCAAGacacttattttatttttatggaatTGCTGCTTCTATAcgttgtctgttgtgtgtgtctgaacaTTGTAATCCACTAGGCCTGTCCATCTCTGCCTTCATGACCACCTGGTGTTGCTACAGGGTGAAAAATAAAAGAAGACTTTTGAAGAAGACTCtctagccctgtttatacctgtcGTTAACATGCATCCttcaggacaaaggacgcatgttagaaccaggtataaacagggcttctctccatctctctcacttgctctcttTTTGTCTCACTCTCTCATGCTAGCAGAGTAACAGACAGACTGGACCTTTGACAGCTGTGGTTCTCTAGCCCCATAGCTGTATGATGAGCGGGCCAGCGGCCAGCTGGTCACCTGAAGAGGTGCTAAATGACTGGTACATGAACTCAGGGCAGGCCTGCAGCGGGTTGAGGCACCAGTGCCAGGTAGATACAGGGGAACACTATGGCcagacacgcatacacacatagTCTGCAGCTCAGGCAATCAGTAGTGACACACCTCACACCTCATCATGTAGCTCATCAACTCCATTGGTAAAGGTTGCTTAGGGACAGCTCAGCTATGACAGGctcacacatcagagtcaaatacacAGCTTTCTAGCTCAGTGTTTAGTCATATAATCactaccagcagcagcatcagtacTGTTGTTTGTTCTCCGTTATTTGATTTCTGAATCAATGTTTATGGGACGAGTCGTGATGGCTGATAAGCTGCAGGACATGTGTCTGTTATCAGGCGAGAGTCACTGCACAATCTCTGTAATATAAAAAGCATTATGTTAGCTGGCAAGTGTGGAACATTATTCACTTTTTTTCTGTCCGGGTTCTACAGTAATCTTGAACAAGACCAGTCTGATTGTAAGTGTTATTTTTCTGTtaaaaacctcttggcgcacagatccctttagcgggataattttcggcaacatccgctgaattgcagagcgccaaattcaaattaaattacaaaagatatttaattttcatgaaatcacaagtgcaatacaccaaaacacagcttaacctgttgttaatccaaccgtcgtgtcagatttcaaaaatactttacggtgaaagcaaaccatgcgattctgtgaggacagctctcagcagacaaaacattacaaacagctagcagcaaagtagattagtcacgaaggtcagaaaaacaataaaatgaatcgcttacctttgatcttcgtatgtttgcactcacgagactcccagttacacaaaaaaaattgttttgttcgataaagattctcTTTATATGCAAAAACCTCATTTGGTTGGCGTGTTTtgttcagaaatccacaggctcgtgcggtcacgacgggcagacgaaaactccaaatagtatccgtaaagttcgtagaaacatgtgaaatgttttttataatcaatcctcaggttgtttttacaataaataatcgataatatttcaaccggacggtagccttttcaatagaagagagaaagaaaaggtctcGCTCCTGGCGCGAGCGCAAATCTGaggacatctggctatccactgacgcgatgtgatcATTCACGCTCATTTtacagaataaaagcctgaaactatgtctaaagactgttcacacttTGTGTAAGCCatagggaaaggaatctggttgatatccctttaaatggaggataggcttgcAATGGAAAAGAGTAGTTTCACTAaacagcacttcctggttggattttcctcaggttttcgcctgcaatatcagttatgttatactcacagacaatattttgacagttttggaaactttagagtgttttctatcctaatctgccaattatatgcatattctagcttctgagCCTGAGAAATATCCAGTTTACTTTTATCCAAACTCTCTCTCCAAACTccaaattctgccccctagcttcaagaggttattaaGACCACAAGAGGGAGTCTTTtccgtgtgtgggtgtgttactGGCGGGTTGTACTGAGCTCAGAGACATAAGAGGAAGCGAGGCACCTCACTCAGCTGTCTATTCCCCCAAAATTGTGGGGGGGGTTCAAttaaagtcaatgaactaagaTCAGACCCAACTGCTATTGCACTGGTGACTATGGGAGACATTCAGACACACCCAGTTAAGTAGACCGGAACAGGCTATTGTTTTTCAATGGTAAACAGCCTGAGTGAAATATCTTCATTTATTCACCAACAGCTGCCATGATTGGTAACTTCATTGATGAATCATGGTGACTTGTAATACATCTGCTTGGATACATCACAATAACAATATCTCAATCAATACTTCATTTGTTATAAGGACATTATAGGCATCTTATTCTAGGGCAAATGATACCATTTTGGTTATCATGGCCTGGATCTCACAGATCAATATAAACCCTACAGAGGTCTGTCCTACACTGTGCAGCTCTGTCTGTCCACCTGTGCTTCAGGTGACGTGACACCTGTAGATGAGGCCTCCTTCCTGTATGTAGATttgcccagagagagagggagagagatagggaagcTTTATATGACCTGCAGCTGGTTCACTTGGTCCTCATCATCACCTAATACtattggactggactggactggactgccAACACTGTGGATCTCTACTCTACCAGCAGGCCTGCCCCTCTGTGTAAGTAACCTGTACTAACACTTTATTGTTAAAGTATGCGCTTACATTGATGGGATTATTGTAGACAAGTGcatgttttggggggggtttgtaaatgtgtttttattttattgataaaATATTGGAATCTAAACTCTCAGTTGTGTTATGTTTACCATACAGTTCTCCGTTTGTTTTATCCACTTAGAAAGGTATGTAATGGTACAGCAAGTAGATTCTAGCACTTAGTCATGCAGTTGGCAGTATCATGATATTTTTTTGTATAGGCTACAAGAGATTTACTTGTGCTTAAAGTCTATGACATTCCAAGTGTTctgctgaaaaaatatatatatttccaatgATTTGACTTTGCTATATGGGCATCCGGGTATAAAATGGAAAGTGATGATATTGCTATATTGACACAGGTGGAATTGCCTTTTCTGTTTCCCAGTTCCAAGAAAACCACAGATATATGATAACAGCACAAATTCACCCTCATCTGCATGTCTCCTGGTCAATGTCAATACATTACCACAGAGTCATTTAGGCACTTATAGAAGCCCTTCAAGGTCATAGGGGGTCGTCATGTTGTACTCTGCTATTCTGTAGAGACTTGTCAGATGACTTGTCAGATGAGATATTTGCATGTTTCAGGCAGTAAaatatcctttgctgttgttgacATAGCTATCGTGTTAGTCATCATCAGTTTCACAATATTTCACACTGAATCAAATGCTGTCCGTACGTTAATCCTTGCCTTGAGATGTATGGAATCTTTTCAAATGTGATCATGAAGTCTGACGAATCTGTTTGAGTGCTTCCTTTTCTCATTGAAATTTACCCTTAGAATCTCGTCAACAAATAGCCAGCCCCAATCATAATATATCCATAAAGGCCTAGTAAAAACCAAAGTGTTTTGGGGGGAGAAATATGTAACCCTTCTCGGTCCTTCTCCACATATTGTTTAGTAMACTGTGCTCATCTCTGTACCAATAATGTCCTCCCATCCAGCTAACCTTAATGGGTTTATTGCAGGCATTACCATATCTGCTATTGCCTGGTGCTGAGGAGGAGGACGGAAACATGGAGGGGGACAGTGGCTTCATCACTGTTCAGAAGGTCTATTACCCTTTGCTGTGCATTCTGGGGATCCCAGGTGTGTGAATCTTTTATCTTGTTTGTGTTGTTTCCTAAAtctatttgtgtctgtgtgatgttCAAAACTTGTTTTCATGAATTATTGTGAGATCAATTGACAAGGAAATGTCACAACTCAAAACGGATGCCATTCTATTTCTTATTCCTCAGCCAATCTTTTCACGTTCTACGTGATCTGCTTCCGGAAGTGTGGAATGTCTGACACGGCCATCATCTACCTGAGCTGCTTGGCCATCGTGGACACCTTCTACCTGGTGTGGGTCATCCTGCTGGACCTGACGCTCACCTTCTGGCAGCTGCAGCCTTTCTGGCACTCCCACCCGGCCTGCGGCATCATGGCCTTCCTGCAGTACGGCTCCCTATACAGCTCCTCCTGGATCGTGGTGGTGTTTACCATCGAACGCTACCTGGTCCTCAGCAGCACGTCCGCCAAGCAGCACTTCTCCCAGGCCAAGGTTACTAGGCTGACCTGTGTGTCTATCATCCTGGTCTCCCACCTGGCCTCCGTGCCCATGGGCTGGATCAACGTGGTGACGCCGAAGAATTTCACCATAGAGGGGAAGAATGTGACTCTGCCCTGGTGTCACTACAGGGGCCATATCTATTCTACTGTCCTGGTGTGGATCACTACGTTCCTCTCCGGTGGCATCCCCATCATCCTGGTCATCATCTTCAACTCGCTGATCGGCCACCACCTGACCCGTGCCAGAAAGATGTTTACCAAGGAGGAGCGGCGGGTCATGCGGGGGGGGAGCACCAAGGGCATGGTGCGGAGGACCATCTTCCTGCTGGGCACAGTGTCTGTGACCTTCGTGGTGCTCAGCCTGCCACGCTTCGTCACCTACTGCATCCTGCGCACCAAGTACAACCACGACTGGTTCGACCGGAACGACTACCGCATTCCCATCAACTTGATTAGTGACCTGGCCAACATGCTGCAGAACCTCAACTCCAGCACCAACTTTCTGCTCTACTGCATGGTGAGCCGGCGCTTCCGCCAGGAGCTGCTCCACACTCTCACCTGCAAGTCCAAGGCCCGAGAGTTGGGCTCCTTCCTCACCCAGACCACAATGAAGGTGTTCTCTCTGGTGGACCATAAAGTACCGCCGACCAGAGACCCCATCACTGTAGTCCTCACCAACCTCAAACAGACccagtagagaggaggagaatgggGGGGAAAGgacaatgatgtgtataaaccctggatgactgacaggaggcactgtattgaagccaccgcACAGCCATCTTGGAACTTCTCCTCCATTgtaaaaaaagattttggaagctatagaaatgcaatgTCGACATTCGTTTTTGACACGTTTACCGTATTAccgacaccttaatgcatacttttaaattatgttatgtgagctaaacataaaaatatatttctttaaattcctataaagttgttttttttagagagtactaatgttaccgtccccactacaacaacaaaaaatacttaaatacatataattttgtccttgaaccattgaattgaaatactgtagaattccattcattcctatggatgactgctcctactggggagtgacAATATGGCCGATGGCCGACCAGTGACTTCAAAGCctttcaatggccaatacatagtaTTAGCAGTCCAGGGTTTATATACCTCATTAGGAAAGGAGGGGGGAACGGAGGACGTGGGGACTGGACTACTTTTGAATATGAACAACTTTTAGAATTGCTTGTTTTCTTTACTGGATACCCGTTTCTATAGTTGTTGGTTTGaatgtttgtattttattgtaaGTTTGAAGGATCGTTCTGTGTTGTTATAAACTATGTTTGAATAGTGTTTGTTGGCCTACATGGACTTTTTTCTAAACAAAGAAAACTCAACTTGTAAAACAACATTTGAATTTATACTatcgtggaaattcttacacagggacactccaagtcaatcttaaatgaatcattgt
Above is a genomic segment from Salvelinus sp. IW2-2015 linkage group LG28, ASM291031v2, whole genome shotgun sequence containing:
- the LOC111954080 gene encoding probable G-protein coupled receptor 139, whose product is MEGDSGFITVQKVYYPLLCILGIPANLFTFYVICFRKCGMSDTAIIYLSCLAIVDTFYLVWVILLDLTLTFWQLQPFWHSHPACGIMAFLQYGSLYSSSWIVVVFTIERYLVLSSTSAKQHFSQAKVTRLTCVSIILVSHLASVPMGWINVVTPKNFTIEGKNVTLPWCHYRGHIYSTVLVWITTFLSGGIPIILVIIFNSLIGHHLTRARKMFTKEERRVMRGGSTKGMVRRTIFLLGTVSVTFVVLSLPRFVTYCILRTKYNHDWFDRNDYRIPINLISDLANMLQNLNSSTNFLLYCMVSRRFRQELLHTLTCKSKARELGSFLTQTTMKVFSLVDHKVPPTRDPITVVLTNLKQTQ